Within Cellulophaga sp. L1A9, the genomic segment AGGATGTTGATGTTTGCACTTTTTCCTGTATTTGGAGTTACTCAAGGGTTTTTGCCTATTGCGGGTTTTAATTATGGTGCAGGAAAATACCAAAGGGTACGAGAAAGTATTTCTACGGCAATAAAATATGCAGCAATCATGGCAAGCGTTGTATTTGTTGGGTTAATGATTTTTCCTGCGGAAATAGCATCTTTATTTTTGAGTTCTAAGGAAGGTATTTCTGCAAGTGAACTGGCGATGAATGCCTATGTTTTAGAACACACCCCAATGGCTATGCGTTTAGTGTTTGCGGCTACTCCAATTATTGCATTGCAGTTAATAGGTGCGGCGTATTTTCAAGCAATCGGAAAAGCAACACCAGCATTATTATTGACATTAACGAGACAAGGTTTCTTTTTTATACCGTTGATTATAATTTTACCAAACTATATGGGCGAATTAGGCGTTTGGTTGTCATTTCCTATTGCAGATGTGCTAGCGACGATTGTTACTGGATATTATTTAAGAAAGGAAATGAAGAAAGAATTAAGCTGATTTCTAGCTTAATATAATGCCTTCATAAGACTGTTTTATTAATTCCTCTCCATACTTGCGTTCTAATTTTCTAATAGCAAAATGGGCATGTGCCATGCGTTGAAAATGGTGTATAAATGCTAAGTTGATAGCACCTCCGCCAGCAGCACCCAAGATAGGAATGGCTTGTGCAACAAATTTTTCAGAAACCTGAATACTAAATCGAGATGCAATAGCACCTAATATTTGCAGAAATGGGTTAGAACTTCCTTTTAGCATACTGCCTACTAATTTTCCGGCGCCATTTGTAGCTCCTTTAACCGTAGTACTTAGTGTAATGCGGGTGGCATAATATCCAGTTTCAAGATGGTCATCATGTTTGCTTTTTCCTCCTAAGGCAAAAACTTGTAAACAGGCCAACTGGGTATCTAACTCCATTAGGTCTTCCCCTTCGCTTCGAGCGATATCCATTATGGAACGCATCATAAATTTTGTGGCAACGGCTAAATCTGCAGAAAAAGCAATGACCCCAAAAGTTCCGCCTAAAATACCAGAAGAAGTTACAACGGCCTTATAGGTATTGTTTAATGGAGAAGAAATTACCTTGTTTGTTTTCATGGAAAGCAAATTGGTTTTCACCACTTTTTGTAATGCACTGTAGCTAGCTTCTTGCAACCATTTTTGTTGCTTTTG encodes:
- a CDS encoding EcsC family protein — encoded protein: MSKLTSSTKLAESDLKILTHAKQQMEEIGWAMKGLNSVGNIIQNKVELLPQKQQKWLQEASYSALQKVVKTNLLSMKTNKVISSPLNNTYKAVVTSSGILGGTFGVIAFSADLAVATKFMMRSIMDIARSEGEDLMELDTQLACLQVFALGGKSKHDDHLETGYYATRITLSTTVKGATNGAGKLVGSMLKGSSNPFLQILGAIASRFSIQVSEKFVAQAIPILGAAGGGAINLAFIHHFQRMAHAHFAIRKLERKYGEELIKQSYEGIILS